The following is a genomic window from Nitrospirota bacterium.
AGTGATCGTCGCGTAGTTGGCCAGGTAGTCCAGCGCCGGTGCGGCGATCCGCCGAGTGACGAGGACTTTCGCCCTCATGCCCTGATTTCCCGAGAGGGACAAAATGGAGCCATCTTGCATTCCCCACAAAGAGGGCGCCGGGCTTGGCAGATCTGCCTCCCGTGAAGAATCGTCGCGTGACCGAAATACGTCCATCGATCGCGTGGCACGATCTTCATGAGATCCTGCTCAACCTTGCTTGGATCGCTTTCGCGCGAGAACCCCCAACGAAGCGAAAGCCGATGCACATGGGTGTCCACTGTGATGCCTTCGTTCCTCTTGAACCACGTTCCCAGGAGGACGTTGGCCGTTTTCCGCGCCACGCCCGGAAGCGTGATCAAATCCTCCATCGTTTCCGGCACCTTTTCGCCGAATCGCTCGACGATGAGACGGCACGCGCCCTGAATGCTCTTCGCCTTGTTGCGATAGAAGCCGGTCGACCGGATATCTTTCTCGATCTCCGCGATGTCCGCGCGCGCTAACGCCGAAGCATTCGGATATTTCTTGAAGATGATCGGCGTGACGCGGTTGACTCGTTCATCCGTGCACTGCGCAGAAAGAATGGTCGCGATCAGAAGTTCGAGTGCGTTCGAGTGGTCCAACGAACAGGTCGCCTTCGGAAAGGTCTCGCGGAGCACACCGAACACCTTCTCGTAGGGCGCCATCTTCCCGTTTGGGAGCTTCGCGATTTTCTTTGCATTCATGGAGGGC
Proteins encoded in this region:
- the nth gene encoding endonuclease III, which gives rise to MAPYEKVFGVLRETFPKATCSLDHSNALELLIATILSAQCTDERVNRVTPIIFKKYPNASALARADIAEIEKDIRSTGFYRNKAKSIQGACRLIVERFGEKVPETMEDLITLPGVARKTANVLLGTWFKRNEGITVDTHVHRLSLRWGFSRESDPSKVEQDLMKIVPRDRWTYFGHATILHGRQICQARRPLCGECKMAPFCPSREIRA